The Candidatus Zixiibacteriota bacterium genome segment AGCCGGCCTCGGCCCGGGATTCATCCTGCCCCAGGGCGGTGTCTTTTTCGCTCATGGTCGTTTCCTCACTTCTCATCCGGGTAGGCGAAGGCCTGGACGGACTTGGTCAGGCGGCAGTTCGGGTCGTCGAGCAGCCGTTTCATCGCCCGCCGCTCCTGCTCGCGGTAGGCCGTCAGGCGGGAGGTGAGCAGGTCGAAATCGACCAGGTGGCCGTCGAAATCCGGACCATCGACGCAGGCAAACTTGGTTTCCTCGCCGATTTTCACGCGGCACCCGCCGCACATGCCCGTGCCGTCGATCATCAGCGGGTTCAGCGACACCCAGGTCGAGACGCCGTAGGGCGCCGTCAGCTTTGACACGACGCGCATCATCGGCACCGGGCCGATCGCCATGATGTGCTTGATCGGGGCGCCGCGGTCGAGAAGCTGCTTGAGAACGTCGGAGACAAAACCATGGTGGCCATAGGATCCGTCGTCCGTGCACGGGTAGAACTCATCGGCCACGGCCTTGTGCTCCTCTTCGTAAAAAAGCAGGTCCCTGGTGCGGGCGCCGATGATCGTGACCACTTTGTTGCCGGCTTTTTTGAAGGCCTGGGCGATCGGGTAGACCGGCGCGATGCCGATGCCGCCCCCGACGACGCAGGCGGTGCCCCAGGTATCGACGTGGGTGGGGATGCCGAGCGGCCCGACGCAATCGGACAGCTCGTGGCCCGGCGCAACGGTCGTCATCAACGCCGAGGTCTTCCCCACGACCTGGTAGACGATGGTGAGGAGTCCGTTGGCTTGGTCGAGGCCGGCGATCGACATCGGCACGCGCTCCCCCTCGTTGTTGACGCGCAGGATGACGAATTGGCCGGCTTTGGCTTTCGCGACGAGGCGCGGGACAGCCACGCGCATTTTCCAGATCATCGGGCCGAGTTCAACATTGTCGACAATCTTAGGCATCAGACCTCCAAAGTGGTGGTAGAATCAGCCGAAGAATATACCAATTGGGGCCGAAAAATCAAGCTTATCCGGTCAATTTTACTCCTGTTAGGTCGAGCAAAACCGGTACGATCGGGTATTTTTTTTCGCGCACATTCGCTTGGGGCACATGTCCTTCCCGACCGACCCGGAACGGGTGGTCCGACGCGCGACGGAGGGACCAAATAGCCCCGATCTGGTCTATTTTCGACGATTCCCCGAATGAAATCACGCTGCGGAGCGGGCCGGAAACAGGCGCGAAAGTGACTGAACTACAACGCAGAATGCGCGTTTTTCGAGCGGCATCACTTGAGTTTTTGGGGCGGACGACATATATTTGGGCGACGTGTAACGCCATTTTTTATGGCTTTTTTACGAGGTGTACCATGGCTGATGTAAGAACGACTCACCGCGGACCGGTTGGGTACTCGACGTACTCTGACCAGATGATCTACGATTTCGAGAGCAGTTACGGTGCACACCATTACAGTCGTCAGCATCTGGTGGTCCGGAAGGCCGAGGGGATCTGGTTGCACGATGAGAAGGGCGACCGGTACCTCGATTGCCTGGCGGCCTACTCGGCCGTGAACCAGGGCCACCACCATCCGCGTATTGTTCAGGCGGTCGTTGAGGCGCTCCAGAGCGGTTACGGCTCGGTCATTTCCAACGTCGTCTATACCGATCCCCTGGGCGTGTTCCTCAAGAAGCTGGCGACGCTGGTGCCGCAGATGGGCCCGCGTTTCGGCGACAACGGCAACAAGGTGCTGCCGAAAAACGGCGGGGTCGAATCGGTGGAGACGGCCGTCAAGCTGGCCCGGTACTACGGCTACAAGGAGAAGGGGATTCCGGACGGGCAGCAGGAGATCGTGGTCTTCAACAACAATTTCCACGGCCGCATGATCACCACGGTGTCCTTCTCCAGCAACGCCTACTACAAACAGGGATTCGGCCCGCTCACGCCGGGGTTCCGGACGGTTGATTTCGGCAGCCTCGACAAGGTGGAGAAAGCCATTACCAAGAACACCTGCGGGATCCTCGTCGAGCCGATGCAGGGGGAGGGCGGGATGTACCAGGCGCCGGCCGGGTTCCTCAAAGGGCTGCGCGAGCTCTCCGACCGCCACAACCTCATCCTCCTGTTCGACGAGATCCAGGTGGGACTCGGGCGGACCGGCAAGATGTTTGCGTTCGAGCACGAAGGGGTGGTTCCGGACGGCATCATCCTGGGCAAGGCGCTCTCGGGCGGGCTGGTGCCCCTGTCGTGTTTCGTCACCAACGCGAAACTCATGGACATCGTTTTCCAGCCGGGCCGGGACGGGTCGACCTACGGCGGCTACCCGCTCGCGTGCGTGGCCGGGAATGCGGCGCTCGACGTGATTGTCGAGGAGCGGCTGCCGGAGAACGCCGATCAGGTCGGCGCTTACCTCGCCGAGCAGATCCGGGCGATCGGGGCGCGCTCGCCGCACGTGAAAGAGGTGCGGGCCCGCGGGCTGTTTATCGGCATCGAGGTCAAGAACGGCGACGCCATGAAGTACTGCCGGGAGATGCTCGGAGCGCGCCTGATGGCCAACGACAGCCACGGGCACACGATCCGGATCTCGCCGCCGCTCATCATCACGAAGAAGGACGCCGACTTTATCGCGGCCGGTTTGGAGCGCGTGCTCGTGTAGCGGGCGGGAGCCCACGAGCGACGTTTATAACAGCGCGGCGGATCAGGTGATCCGCCGTGCTTTTTTTGTGCGGCGCATCAGCTTTGGATCAAGGCTCAGTCCGGGCGGGGCGGGATTCAGTGAGATCCCGGAGGAGGTCGGCGGTCCGCGTTACGTGCGCGAACCCGAACGCCAGGCCCATGAGGGCGGCCAGATGCAGTTCCTCGCTGACCGACCCGGCGGCATCGGCCGGAAAGAACACGCGGTAGTCGCGGAAGTAGGCGTCGCGGGCGGTGGATTCGCAGCAGAGGTTGGTCATCACGCCGGTGATGACAAGGTCGGTGATGCGCAGGCCGCGCAGGACGATCTCGAGGTCGGTGCCGTAGAAAGCCGAGTAGCGGTGTTTCGCAATGACCTTCTCCCCCGCCGCCGGGGCGAGGTCGGGGTGAATTTCGCTCTCCGGGGTTCCCTCGAGGCACATTCCTTTCCACCACCAGGCCATGATGCCGGCGTCGTGACCGGACGGGTGGTGAACGTGCTTTGTGTAGATGACGGGACGGTTCTGCGCCCGGAAGGCAGCGATCAGCAGAATTACATTGGGAATGATCGGCGGACCGCCGCAGGTGAAGGCGGCGGAGTTCGGGTCGAGGAAGAAGTTCTGCATGTCGACCACGAGGAGGGCGGAGGATCCCCGATTCAGGGTCATGGGGTGGCGATTCACCTGTTCGATGTGTTTCAGCCAGGCCGCGGTCTTTTCCGACAGGGAGCCGGTACGGGGGTTGCTTTCCATTGGCAATGCCTCACGAGTCGTTCACGTGCCCGCCGGGGTGGTGCGGGATTGCTGCCCGGCGGGGCGGCGGACGGTTCCGAGGTAGATTCCGAGCAGGGTTATGGCTGCTCCGAGCGTCTGCAGCGGGGTCAGGCGTTCAGCGAAAAAGAGCGCCCCCCAGACGGCGGCCAGCACCGGCTGCAGCAGCAGGGCGAGGCCGCTCCGGTGGGCATCGAGACGCGGGAGCGCCTGCGAGATCGCCCACCAGCCGAGCGCCTGCGCGACGAGGGCGAGCAGGACGAGGATGCCCACGCTCGTCCAGTCGGGCGGGAAGAATTCGTGCCGCTCATACAGCAACGAGGCGATCAGCAGGAAGAACGCCGCGGCGGACGACACCCAGGCCATGAGCGTGATGAAACTCGGCGGCGGTCCCTCCCGCTGCCCGGCAATCTTGATCGTGACGATGTAGTGGGCATAGAACACGGCCGTGAGCAGGCCGAGCAGCACTCCGCGGAGGTAGGGGGCGGTGAAGGCGATGTCGCTCCCGACCCCGATCAGCAGGATCAGGCCGAGAATCGCACCGGCCGCGGCGGCGAAGAATCCGAGCGTGAGCCGCTCCCTGAAGATGAAGTAGCTCAGGACGGCGGTGCCGAACACCTGCGTGTTGGCGAAAATGGTCGACATGCCGACGCCGACCAGGAGAACGGAGCGGTGCCAGACGAAGAGGTCGCCGGCGAAGAGGACGCCGGCGAGGATAGTCCAGCGTTTCAGCGCCCAGGGCAGGCCGAGGCGGTGGCCGGCGAGAGCCGCCCAGACAAAGAGGATGCCGGCGCCGAAGAAGGTTCGCCAGAAAGCGATGGCGCCCGGCCCCAGCCGGCCAGCCCCGAGCAATGTGACAAAAACCGCGGCGAAACTGATACACAGCGCCCCGAACGCCAGAATCGCCAGCGCCCGCCCGGTTCTCTCTTGCGAATGTCTGCGCATGGCCCATGATAGCCGCGGCCGCAACACCGGCCAAGGAAATTCGTAGATTCTGCAGCCCCGCGTCTCTTGGCATCATCGTGCGGAAACGGCAGCGGCCGTGGAAGGAGGCTTGCGTGCGATCGTATTGCCCGATGGTTCTGTCGCTGTTAATGCTGGCGGCGCCGGCCGCCCCGGCCCAGCAGGTGCCGGACTCGGCTTTCCGGCCGCCGATCGAAAACCCGGCCTTCCCCGCCCCGAACGGCCCGGTGGTGCTGATCGACGAGGGGCATCACAACTTCCACACCGCCGGCGGCCGCTACTACACGTTCGCAGAGCTGCTGCGCCGCGACGGGTACCGCGTGCTCCCCTCGGGTTGCCGGTTCACGGGGGATTCGCTCGCGCGGGGGGAGATCCTGGTGGTCTCCAACGCGCTCCATGAGCGCAACGCGCAGGAGTGGTCGCTGCCGACGCCCTCGGCGTTCACGCCCGACGAAATCGCCGCGGTCGCGGCCTGGGTGCAGGGGGGCGGCGCGCTCTTGTTGATCGCCGATCACATGCCGTTTCCCGGGGCGGCGGCCGAACTCGCCGCGGCCTTCGGCTTCCATTTGCACAACGGTTTCGCCGTCGACACGGCCTCGCCGACCGGCGGCACGTATGTCTTCCGCCGGGCGGACGGCACGCTGCGCGACCACGCGATCACGCGCGGGCGCAACGATAGGGAACGGATCGACTCGGTCGCGTCGTTTACGGGCGAGGCTTTTCGTGCGGATAGCGCGGCCGGGCTGATGGTGTTCGGCGATGGAGTGGTGTCGCTTGCGCCCGATACTGCCTGGCAATTCGACGCCAACACAGCCGCGGTCGCGGTGAGCGGGTGGTGTCAGGGAGCGGTGAAAGTGATCGGCGCGGGGCGGGTGGCCGTGTTCGGGGAGGCGGCGATGTTCTCGGCGCAACTGGCGGGTCCGAACCGGACGCCGGCCGGGATGAACAGCCCGGCGGCGCCGCAGAATGCCCGGTTTCTACTGAACGTCCTGCACTGGCTGAGCGGGGAGCTGTGAGCGCGGCCCCGGCGGATCAGTATTCCTGCCAGTGGTAGTCGGCTTTGAGGAGGAACGCGACCAGCACCCACGAGAGGACGAGCGACGTGCCGCCATAGGAGAGAAACGGGAGCGGCACGCCGGTGACGGGCATCAGACCGAGCGTCATGCCGATGTTGACGAGGAACTGGAAGAAGATGATCGCCACGCCCCCGAAAGAGACATAGGAGAGAAAACGCGAGCGGGAACGGGCGGCGATGCGAATCCCCCTGTAGAAGAAGACGAAGAAGAGGGCGAGGACAATGAGCGCCCCCCAGAGGCCGAACTCCTCGCCGAGCACGCTGAAAATGAAATCGGTGTGCCGCTCGGGGAGGAAATCAAGCTTGGTCTGCGACCCGCCGAGAAACCCTTTGCCCCAGAGACCGCCCGACCCGATGGCGATTTTCGACTGAATGATCTGATAGCCGGCGCCGCGCGGATCCTGCGAGGGATCGACGAACGAGATGATGCGCAGTTGCTGGTACTCCTCGAGACGGTTCCACACGAGCGGCATGACGGCGCCGAAGGCGAGGTTGGCGACGACGATGAGGACGCTGAAGATGAGCTGGCGGCCCGGCTTGAACAGGATGAGCACGGCCAGAAGCACGGCCATGTAGATCGACCACGAGATCGCGTTGCTGGCCGCTACCAGCGACAA includes the following:
- a CDS encoding sulfide/dihydroorotate dehydrogenase-like FAD/NAD-binding protein; translated protein: MPKIVDNVELGPMIWKMRVAVPRLVAKAKAGQFVILRVNNEGERVPMSIAGLDQANGLLTIVYQVVGKTSALMTTVAPGHELSDCVGPLGIPTHVDTWGTACVVGGGIGIAPVYPIAQAFKKAGNKVVTIIGARTRDLLFYEEEHKAVADEFYPCTDDGSYGHHGFVSDVLKQLLDRGAPIKHIMAIGPVPMMRVVSKLTAPYGVSTWVSLNPLMIDGTGMCGGCRVKIGEETKFACVDGPDFDGHLVDFDLLTSRLTAYREQERRAMKRLLDDPNCRLTKSVQAFAYPDEK
- a CDS encoding aspartate aminotransferase family protein codes for the protein MADVRTTHRGPVGYSTYSDQMIYDFESSYGAHHYSRQHLVVRKAEGIWLHDEKGDRYLDCLAAYSAVNQGHHHPRIVQAVVEALQSGYGSVISNVVYTDPLGVFLKKLATLVPQMGPRFGDNGNKVLPKNGGVESVETAVKLARYYGYKEKGIPDGQQEIVVFNNNFHGRMITTVSFSSNAYYKQGFGPLTPGFRTVDFGSLDKVEKAITKNTCGILVEPMQGEGGMYQAPAGFLKGLRELSDRHNLILLFDEIQVGLGRTGKMFAFEHEGVVPDGIILGKALSGGLVPLSCFVTNAKLMDIVFQPGRDGSTYGGYPLACVAGNAALDVIVEERLPENADQVGAYLAEQIRAIGARSPHVKEVRARGLFIGIEVKNGDAMKYCREMLGARLMANDSHGHTIRISPPLIITKKDADFIAAGLERVLV
- a CDS encoding cysteine hydrolase; translated protein: MESNPRTGSLSEKTAAWLKHIEQVNRHPMTLNRGSSALLVVDMQNFFLDPNSAAFTCGGPPIIPNVILLIAAFRAQNRPVIYTKHVHHPSGHDAGIMAWWWKGMCLEGTPESEIHPDLAPAAGEKVIAKHRYSAFYGTDLEIVLRGLRITDLVITGVMTNLCCESTARDAYFRDYRVFFPADAAGSVSEELHLAALMGLAFGFAHVTRTADLLRDLTESRPARTEP
- a CDS encoding DMT family transporter; its protein translation is MRRHSQERTGRALAILAFGALCISFAAVFVTLLGAGRLGPGAIAFWRTFFGAGILFVWAALAGHRLGLPWALKRWTILAGVLFAGDLFVWHRSVLLVGVGMSTIFANTQVFGTAVLSYFIFRERLTLGFFAAAAGAILGLILLIGVGSDIAFTAPYLRGVLLGLLTAVFYAHYIVTIKIAGQREGPPPSFITLMAWVSSAAAFFLLIASLLYERHEFFPPDWTSVGILVLLALVAQALGWWAISQALPRLDAHRSGLALLLQPVLAAVWGALFFAERLTPLQTLGAAITLLGIYLGTVRRPAGQQSRTTPAGT
- a CDS encoding DUF4350 domain-containing protein is translated as MRSYCPMVLSLLMLAAPAAPAQQVPDSAFRPPIENPAFPAPNGPVVLIDEGHHNFHTAGGRYYTFAELLRRDGYRVLPSGCRFTGDSLARGEILVVSNALHERNAQEWSLPTPSAFTPDEIAAVAAWVQGGGALLLIADHMPFPGAAAELAAAFGFHLHNGFAVDTASPTGGTYVFRRADGTLRDHAITRGRNDRERIDSVASFTGEAFRADSAAGLMVFGDGVVSLAPDTAWQFDANTAAVAVSGWCQGAVKVIGAGRVAVFGEAAMFSAQLAGPNRTPAGMNSPAAPQNARFLLNVLHWLSGEL
- the rodA gene encoding rod shape-determining protein RodA; the protein is MLDYRQLDWKLIGAVFALSAIGVVLIMTAQHHAESEYARTFYLRQLLWLVIALAAAAAVLHLPYRLFDFAAYIFYAVAVLLLVAVLMFGATRMGATRWFSFGPINFAPADVAKLALIFALARFFAYSKSPLLSGQRVAVSLGLTVVPMMLILKQPDLGTALTFPVVMYALWFWSGIPPLYLLLIASPLLSLVAASNAISWSIYMAVLLAVLILFKPGRQLIFSVLIVVANLAFGAVMPLVWNRLEEYQQLRIISFVDPSQDPRGAGYQIIQSKIAIGSGGLWGKGFLGGSQTKLDFLPERHTDFIFSVLGEEFGLWGALIVLALFFVFFYRGIRIAARSRSRFLSYVSFGGVAIIFFQFLVNIGMTLGLMPVTGVPLPFLSYGGTSLVLSWVLVAFLLKADYHWQEY